In the Flavobacterium sp. 90 genome, ACAAAAATAACAATTGAGTTTAGAATATGAATGAGAATATTTTAATAATTATGATTTAATTATGAAGCGTGTAACTTTTTGCTGCTTAAAAGAAAGATCAACAATAGTCTATATCTCAAAAAGTTTCTCCGGCATTCAGATAAAATCCTTTAGAGTTATTTCCCCACGCATAATCCACAATAAGATTGGTTCTGGTTTTTTTATCGATTAAAATACGCAGACCAACTCCCGCCGCGGGCTGAATCGAACTAAAAAGATGTGTATCTGTTTCGGTATTGCTTGCGGTTACAAAATTTGTAAATACTGTCCCGCTAATCATATGATTACAGGTTATTGGAAATCGTAATTCTGTCGAAAGATAAACCAGATTTTCGCCTCTAAATAATCCTTGCGTATATCCTTCTCCGCTTCGGCTTCTTTGATCCCATCCTATTGCAGGCAAATTCAGATACGGAACTTTTCCTCTTGTCACAAATTGTCCATAAGTCCAAACAGCAAGAATGTAATTTTTGTTTTTATCCGAAAGCGGAAAAAAGCCCCGATATTCCGTATACAAAACATTGCTATATCGCTGGTTGTTAAACAATACCGGATTAAAACGATAATTAATATTAGCAAACCAACCGCGCGTTGCATTTACCTGATTATCTCTCGAATCGTGAACTAAATTAAGACTTACACCTGTCAAAAAATACTCTAAGTTATCAAAACCATATTTTTGGCTATAATTATAATGGTACGTTAAGTTTCCATTAGCAACATCGAGCTCGTCGTCTTTTATAGTCGAATACCAATCGATGTTTACGCCTCCTCCAACATAAAAATTCTTCTTTACCTCAAAGGAAACTGTTTGATGAAATTTGAAATAATTATAATCCATAGGTTCTGCAATAGAATCTATGCTAAAACCCGCTTTTTTGCTGTGACGTGGGATAATATCTGTTCCTAAACCGT is a window encoding:
- a CDS encoding BamA/TamA family outer membrane protein codes for the protein MIKSLKNIYFHHRYKILGLLFFISFHSIAQTEITNPEECPPKTILEIFKKKDSVYVVKPTKNNFFLVIPAIGSQPATGFFFGGVAQYTFKGKQEADKYSIANLGITYTTKKQWLVNVKNNILLKNNKIFLSGDYRLYIFSQPNYGLGTDIIPRHSKKAGFSIDSIAEPMDYNYFKFHQTVSFEVKKNFYVGGGVNIDWYSTIKDDELDVANGNLTYHYNYSQKYGFDNLEYFLTGVSLNLVHDSRDNQVNATRGWFANINYRFNPVLFNNQRYSNVLYTEYRGFFPLSDKNKNYILAVWTYGQFVTRGKVPYLNLPAIGWDQRSRSGEGYTQGLFRGENLVYLSTELRFPITCNHMISGTVFTNFVTASNTETDTHLFSSIQPAAGVGLRILIDKKTRTNLIVDYAWGNNSKGFYLNAGETF